In Vicingus serpentipes, the DNA window CACCTTTCTTAAATGGTGTTCTACCTGTATTTTTATTAGCATTTGTAGCTACATCTACTTTACGAGGTAATCGTTTTCTTTTCTTTTTAGACGCATCAGCACCACCTTCAGAAGATGCAACAGGTTTAGCTTTGGTTTTAGGCTTGTTAACTGGTAATTCAATTTTACCTAACACCTTTGGAGCTGATAATTTTTCATAAACCGTTTCTATCTCTTCTCTTTTAGGAGCAGCTTCTGGCTTCTCTTCAATCTTTTCAATTGGTTTCTCTTCAGTTTTATTAACTGCTTTTTCAACCTTAGGCTCTTCTTTTTTAGGAGCTTCAACCTTAGGTTCTTCCTTTTGCTTTGGTTTTTTATCAGGGCGAGTTTTCAAATTCAAAGTAGATAAGTCAATTTTACCTACTACTTTTATTTCTTCATCTTTACCTTTTTCAGAAGTTGCAGGAGACTCCTCTTTTGGACTTTCAACCTTAGGTTCAACAACAGACTCTATCGGTTCTATAGATATTGTTTCTTTTTCTGTGCCAATAGAAACTTTTTTAGATTCCTCTTTAGCACTTTTTTCCGATTGAAATTCACCAACTAGAATATTATATGTTTCTCCATCAATTTTAGTATTTGGGTTACTTTCAACCTGAACACCTTTTGACGCCAAATATTCTACGAGAGTGTTAATTCCTACATTAAACTCTCTGGCTACTTTACTTAATCTTTTTACTGTTGCTCCTTCAGCCATTTTTTACACCTCTTTTTTTTTAATATCTACGATATTACCTTGATTTTTCTATTTGTTTAAGATGAACTACTAATATAATAATTTCTATTAAAAATTACTATTACCCTTCAAATTCTTCTCTAAGAATGCTCATTACATCTTCTACAGTCTCAATCTCAAGATCAGTTCTTCTAACTAATTCTTCAACTGATTGTTCTAATACACTTTTTGCAGAATCACAACCAACTGATTTTAATTCAGCGATAACCCAATCTTCTATTTCATCAGCAAATTCATCTAATGCTACATCATCAGCATCATCATCTACATCTCTATAAACATCGATTTCAAAACCTACTAATTTACCTGCTAATTTAATATTGTAACCACCTTTACCAATAGCTAAAGATACTTGATCTGGTTTTAAGAAAACCTCAGCTCTATTATTTTCTCTATCTAATTTTATAGCTGTAATTTTTGCAGGACTTAATGAACGTTGAATATAAAGTTCAGTATTAGCTGTATAGTTAATTACATCAATATTTTCGTTTCTTAACTCTCTCACTATACCATGAATTCTAGCTCCTTTCATTCCGACACAAGCTCCTACAGGATCAATTCTATCGTCATAAGATTCAACAGCTACTTTAGCTCTTTCTCCTGGTTCTCTAACAATATTTTTAATTGTTATAAGTCCATCATAAATTTCAGGAACTTCTAATTCAAATAAACGCTCTAAGAATAATGGCGATGTTCTA includes these proteins:
- the nusA gene encoding transcription termination factor NusA, with protein sequence MESLSLIDSFQEFKEFKDIDRATLMSILESVFRSTIKKRFGDDDNFDFIVNVDKGDLEIWRNREIVPDGEVEDDNKEIAYSDAIKIEPDFEIGEEVSEEVKMEDFGRRAVLSLRQNLMSKVLELEKDNIYKQYKDRVGDLITGEVYQVWKREILILDDEDNELILPKTEQINSDRFKKGDTVRAVVVRVEMKNNKPLIILSRTSPLFLERLFELEVPEIYDGLITIKNIVREPGERAKVAVESYDDRIDPVGACVGMKGARIHGIVRELRNENIDVINYTANTELYIQRSLSPAKITAIKLDRENNRAEVFLKPDQVSLAIGKGGYNIKLAGKLVGFEIDVYRDVDDDADDVALDEFADEIEDWVIAELKSVGCDSAKSVLEQSVEELVRRTDLEIETVEDVMSILREEFEG